Within the Montipora foliosa isolate CH-2021 chromosome 11, ASM3666993v2, whole genome shotgun sequence genome, the region TTTAAAGCAGGGGAGCCATATATTTCTCTTCAAATAGAAGCTGAGAGGGTCTTCGATTGAGAAGGATCACATTCAGTGTTAACAAGCTGTCGGCTGTTGAGATAATGGGCAATTGCCATATGGCGAGTGACAGCGAGGCTGTCGTCGTTTCAGGTGAGTGTGCCAAGTGTTTTGATACAATACTAATattttttggtttaaaaatgaaatatacACCTTAAAGCCTAACACGAGTCGAACGAACGAAATTTTTGCACAAACGGACGCAGATAGAGAGACTGAAAGATCTCAACTGAAAAAGGTAAGAGTTGATAAATAAACTCCgaaacattttaaatatttaaagcACTCTTGACCTTATTCGATCACtggattaaaaaaaatctcTCAAGGTTCATTttcgaaaacaataaataaataactgactacaatttattctttgttttcGTTTATAACATTTACTTTAGGAAGCATGTTAGAGCGTCATGGATCTAACGTTGACGTCTGAAGTTAATAAATACTTGAAAGGACGGACACCCACCGAAAAGCGGACATTAAGTACCAAAAATACGTGCGCTGTCTAAATGATCATTTCCCTGTGAGGTGTTGAACAACTTTGGGACTAATTTAAGTCGCCTTTTGTTGAATTGAAGGAGCTGAAATAGATTTTTCTAAGTACTGGAACCTAAATTAAGAAGATTTATAAAAAAATAGGTAGCGTTTGGACGTAATAAACATTCTCCTAACTGTTATGCTAATGCATgataaaatcaatgttgaacAGCTCGGACAATTCTTCCAGACGAGAGAATGGTACATTTGAATATAAAATGAGTTTATCAGCAGTTTTATATGATGAAGCTCATCCACTTTAACTTCTAATTAAATGCTCTTTAACGCTTATGTGCTAACAATCCCATTGGATTTAGTCAAAGTGTTAATTTTGGCCAATTTTGCAACGCTAGATTCTTggtattttattaatttatttttcaatgcCCCACAGGAGGTTGCTTTATTCCCAAGACTCAAAAGTACAAAGCAGCTGCGGGCAAGGGGAATTGCCTGTGGGCCTGGGCAGGCCTTAGCAAAGTTGAAAGGTATTTTACTTGGTTCGACTTATGATCAAGTGGCAACCGTGGCTTACTCCACAGGTCCATATTTGAAGCCTTTTTAAAGGCTTCAAATATGGACCTGTAATATGGATCTGTATTAAAAgattaaaatattttcatcACGGTCTGGGGAGTCACAGGATCCCAAACACATTTTCCTCTGGAAAATAGCTTAACATATTTTGTGGTGTGATTATGACGTTTTCGCACGAGAAGGTTTTATGACAGATTATAATctgtcatcattattattatcttgtgcCCTCTACGAGTAGTTTAATTCGAGATATTGAGATCATTCCTACACGCACCCAGAAGCCATACGcaaaatacgcattaaggatTCCGCCGAATTACCCAAGAAGGATAAATCATGAAGTTTTCTGGACAAGTGTCGAAATAGACGGCAGCCGATCACGGCCTTCAAATCACCAAATGACAGTCACGTTTTGTGTTTGATCAGGGGCTCATAATCTAAGGAGGAATCTAAGGAGAAATACGGGAGAGGGGGTCCCGGTTAACCAAAATGTTGTTCCAAAATGGTAAATGTTAAATTAAAACATCCTTTTTTACTCCTTTTAAAAGACGTTGTCACCCGAATACCAAACTGTTTTCATTGCAGGATGAATCTGGATGTGTTGACATACAAGCATGTCTTCAGAGATGTCAAGACAGCTCAAATGACCAGTGCTTCTGTGTCTGTTATGTTTGAAGTACAAGTTATGCAGGATCTGCAACACTTTGCCAGAGCAAGTGATTACTTTCTGGGGAAATCAAAAGAAGAAATAGGAGCTGTTGTCCTAAATGTTTTGGAGGCACATCTGCAAGACGTTTATGAACAATTAGCGCTTAAAGCCATTTTAGAAGGTACGAAGCATGAGTCACGGTGATGACGCCACTGAATAAAGTTTCAAACTTGTGTTAAGATCTGATTATATTATCGTTGTGGTGGAGTACATGTAGGGCTAGGTTTCACAGGCGTCgggtttagggttaggattGTCGTTAACGCGACAATCGTTGTGAGAATTAGTTAACTTTGCTTTTTCCTCAAGACACTTTCAGGAGCCGGAGCAGATTTTAATTAAATGAATAGTTTCCGGCGGGCTAAACAAGGCGAACTTCCCTCATGACTTACAATTCAGCTCTTAGTTGGCAATGGTGGCAGCATTAACGCTCGAAACATTACAAATGCTCCTATACGATCCTCCACTTAAATAAGTGACCTCTGCGATACTGAGGTGTGTTCTCTTctaacagttttgctgttcccaacccagcctaccacatgtttggcatgtgaggctgccacttaaaggggtgctaaacacacccgtctggtatgttagctacgccatgctgatgaggcccaaaaggccgaaacagctgtccatggctgctaattgaccgggtgaaatggttgtgcgcatgcgtgatgtgttggccacaccgggttggtgttagcgtgtgtcaccttgcttttattgctgtttttaatttacgtgacacaccgatctcttaatgtgatccaccttcccacacgcttgccgtgggagaacagttttgctgttcccaaccaaGCCTACCACATGATTGGCATGTGAGGCTGCCatttaaaggggtgctaaacacatccgcctggtatgttagctacgccatgctgatgaggcccaaaaggccgaaacagctgtccatggctgctaattgaccgggtgaaatggttgtgcgcatgcgtgatatgttggccacaccgggttggtgttagcgtgtgtcaccttgcttttagtGCTGCTCTAATTTATtacagggtcgtaacgaggtatattttttcGTAACTGATGCCGtatttttacccaaaaatttgATCCCTCATCCAAAAGATGATGACaattttgatccctgaaccCACCAaaatttgatccctgatccctgATTCCATGAAAAATACTGCTGATCCCCGATCCAACGCGTTGTGATTCCAGATCTCCTTACTCCGATCCCTGATCCCGGCCCTTTTCAGGCTATAAAACCAACTGGGAGCTGGTATCTAATTGATGGCTCGAGTGATTTCCCGCGTCCCGGCCTCCTCGGTGTTTTGTAGAAGCACCGCGTTCTGCTTCACGTCTTAAGAGTTTTCACCTGTAAACATTGTTTAATCGCCGTCGGGTTCGCTCAGTCGGTTGAGCATCAGCCTAAAGTGCGGGAAGTCGCGGGTTCGTATGCCAGCCGGACCAAAACTCGGGgacttaaaataactgaggagaaagtgctatcTTTGTTATAACAACTGCAAATGGCTTGAATTTCAagtgttctcggataaggactgtaaaccgtaaGCACCCACCTCACAACCCTTTCTGCTACTAACAACGTGGGACGTTAACTTAACGAACCCGCACACAATTCGTCAAGAGTACAGGAGAGTAGCGTAGGGAATCGTAGGGAATGGGTCAGTGTTGGATCTATTTCTCCCAGCACAGTGCGGGTTGACCTGACTAGACTAGCTTGAGCACCTTCAGAGGGCATGagaccaaacaaacaaaaatacagcCCGAACAATCAGAAGTCAcgctattcttggtttgcacccacgtgacacggtggccatattggatggcaatacaatacaatttattttcgcagaatttgcatgataatcaagtttagttcccagcggaaagacaggttattgttcttgccatccGACATGGCccccgtgacgtcagatgcaaatcATCAATTTCACAGGGGCTGGATCTTTCGCTCACTTAGACACGTTTTTCGTGTGTTCACAATAATGAACAATTGCGATACCTTCTTTTTTACAGACGTGAACCATTTTTCATCAAGAGTACAGAAAGCAGCATCACGTGACATGTGGGACATCGGATTGTTGATTCATAACTTGTTCATCCTAGATGTGAATCGAGAGGAGATGATTTGAGCTTAATCGCTACACAGCCCAGTTCATGTGAATCATTGCTCAACGCAGTTGTCAGAGAACATAATTCGATGAGACGCCCAGGTCTTATTTGTAACAACACTGCTGTAAAGAGGCAACGTTCATTCACTGTAAACTACTCTCATAGTTGACTTGAATTCGCTGAATTCGTTCGGGTAGTCAAACCGATAATTTATTGACACAGTACAAATTAATTCttgtaaataaaaaatgttaTATGTAAGGATACCTTTTCAGAAAATGTTGGTCAGTCAACTTTTATATATGCTTCCTCGCAGTTTCAACTCGATGATGCCATCTTCTGTGAAGAATATCATGATagctatttttaaaaatttcaattaAGGCGACTTATCTGAGCGACATATGTACGCAGgaagacaaaaataaaagagCAGACAAATGGCCGATTAATTTAAGGCCGAAGGCTTCGCCTCTTTTCTTTACATCTCGTTTTGTTCGTTTGTGTTGATGCTTGTGCCCACAAACAACAACCCCTCAGTCTGTACATCACGCTAGGCAGCATGCTCACAGCCATATTACCCGTCCAATGGGAGGTATTCAGTCTCTGCTCGTACTCGGCAAATAAATGGGGTAATCAGGGGACGACGTCCATAAATGTTTGTCTCGCATTCCTCCAAACGAAACGTGTGTGATGAAACCCTAAAACATCTGAGTCTGAGCTCGGAAAAGAGCCAAGAGTTGTGGTCTCTGACTCGACTACGATGAAGAATAGAGACTTGCAAGACTTTCACGAATTTGCCTGCAGGAGCATCAAAAAGTCATAGCAAGAATGCCACTGAGTGTGTTCAGTTTTAATTTATTACCACTTGGCCCCTCCGGGGGGGCCAAGGTCAATGTAGGGGTgatccttgttccctttaaaaatttgcttgtgaTGCGACATTGTTCCCGAAATTAGTTTCAAACTCGTTGCCAGCGTTTTGATCCCCAAAATTTTTTATGTTCCCTAAGATAATTTGCCATTGTTCCCCCCTTCCCCAAATCCCCTGGGAGGGTCTCaccattctttgatttgctaCACCGTGTCAGTCAGTCGCCAAGGAAAACTGTTGGCTTCCGATTGGATAGTCTTCACACATTAAattatcaagtaaagctatgattatcgcagttatgaacgcaacttttgcaattgcgtaaagaagcctgaaaaattcaggacttcaacggggtttgaacccgtgacctcgcgataccggtgcgacgctctaaccaactgagctatgacaccactgacgttgggagctggtcatttgtgggttcaaatgttcccgtgaggaatgaatcaacgatgaaatgatatgtgaaatggatcatatatgaactgcggatatgaaatcaagtgaagctatgatcctcgaagttatgaatgcaattttgcaattgcgtaaagaagcctgaaaaattcagaacttcaacggggtttgaacccgtgacctcgcgataccagtgcgacgttctaaccaactgagctatgaaaccactgacgttgggagctggtcatttgtgggttcaaatgttcccgtgaggaatgaatccacgatgaaatgatatgtgaaatgaattatatatgaactgcggatatgaaatcaagtgaagctagttatgaacgcagtttttgcaattgcgtaaagaagcctaaaaaattcaggacttcaacgaggtttgaactcgcgataccggtgcgacattCTAACCAACTGTcagctatgaaaccactgacgttgggagctggtcatttgtgggttcaaatgttcccgtgaggaatgaatcaacgatgaaatgatatatgaaatggatcatacatgaactgcggatatgaaatcaagtgaagtattgatttcatatccgctgttcatatgtgatccatttcatatatcatttcaacATAAAATTAAGTTAATCTGTTAATTAATAAACGTGGTCTCGGTCAACTCCAGCTGTAAATGTTGATATGCCATTTGAAATTGACCTACGATGTAACTCTTGAATAGTCTGTCTTCAGACTCTCCAAAAAGTGAAGGGTCGTTCCCGGTGGAGGAAAGAGGACAATTCGTGTAACTTAAGTGAAGAATTCTTGTAATTTACACAAGCCGCTGAGCAGATGGCGATATACAGAGAATTGTTCAGAGCATTTCGATTTCAAGGACGATTTCAAATCATTTCTTTAAGATGGGGGAACCCAAAAGGTAAGTTTGACaactgatttcttattttacATAGGCTTGCTGTAATGTATAGCATGTGGCTGAATTACTTGCAGGATGTGGGCCAATGTAAAAATTTTACAGGGAATAGTCGATCGATCTTCACATGTAGCTTTTATGATAGAAAAGGGTTCTAACTTTGCAGGTATGGTCTCATCATTCGGGGTAAAAAGGCTGTTAATAACCCTTTGAAGAAACTGGCAGCCTTTGGTGACGATTCCAGTGATGATGAGGTATGTTTACTTTAAAAAGTACGGCTGAACATGCGGATAGAGAGACGAAAATTTTGCAAGTTGGTGTGTAACTTAATGTTCACACAGGGAGGGCATGATCTCCCTGTGAATGATCACATTGACGTGATTTGCACTTCTCAAAGGGACGTATACAAGAGATAGACCACCCCTGTagacccagtccatggactgCTCCACGGACCCAGTTGTTGTGTCAGAAGTTGTGATGTCATGTTACCATGTGACACCAATTTAATAAGTATTCAGTGTTATCCAGTACCGTGTATGACTGTATCTAGTATTTTCGACTTCAATGATTTAGAGTTTTCAAGTATCAAATAGTTTCAAATGGTGAGGGAGTATAAGTCAGACAAGATATTGAAGAGTATTCCTGGATTGTCATTCTACACATGGGATGGCTGTTGGCACAACATGATGCATGGGCCACGTCTGTGGACCCAGTTCATAGacataatttttcaaaattatgacaatATCGTTCTCAGGGGTTTCTCAGCCAACAGTTAGGAGGTCATGATGTCCTGGAAGAGACATTAGCATTTCCTGAAAATCAAGCTGAAATTTCCTGTAATGGCAGGAAACCAATGAAACTAAATTTGATTAAGTGCATTTCTTACTGTACTTGTTAGACTTAGCTTAAAGGATAGAAATAAGTGAAAGACAGGcaaaaattaacgataaaaaccgacgtttcggtgtcttcatgacgccattgtcaaggagaaataaaaattacaaagtttGCGGAGAGGTGTAACATGAAATTAGCAtacagtgtttgaagctaattatataaatacttttgcgcgaattgaattgctttgcacgttcagagtgggttttaggtctctgatgaaaagcatttcattcaCCAAACAATCGAACTTATTTCTACACTTTTTCAGAATGCTAAATCGCCTCAGTAGGTCTTTTGGGACTTCGCCGTGCTGTTCGTGATAGTGTTTATATACTgaagatgccttttgtttatgcCCATCCACACGTGTGTGTAAGTGTCCACGCGTATAGCCcacataacctgcatcacacaggtcacattgaaaacgaTAAACGACGCGTTGTTGGTTGACGATCTGTGGCTTAGTTTCATGTACTTTAAGATCTTGGCCAATTTTTTGGCTAACGAATACTGGCTGGACAGTTGTCCGCACCTTTATGCTGAGATTCTTGAGCTCTTTCTCAACATAATTTGCTGATTCCTGGTCTTTAAACGGTATGACCACACGAACAATGGCTCTTGGTTGTTTGGGCGTCTGTGAGGGATGCTTATCAACGATTCTAGAATGTAAGAAGGTGTTAATGGTGGAATTTACCAAGCGTTCCGGGTATTTAAGGTGTGCGAAAACTTTCTTTAGGCGATCACACTCTTCATGGTTGTCAGTAAGCTCCGTTTGTAGCGATTGTCTACATGGCTTTGATAGTGTAATAGTAGACCCGTGTTTGTGGGTTTCACAtaaaccttggtttcaatccgAGGTGCATGGTTGAGTAATTCGGTGCCAAGGAAAGGAAGCTTGCCGTTCTTTTCCACCTCCATGGTGAATTTGACCGAAGGGTGGGCGCTGTTGAGGGTATGCAGGAAAGTAGTTGCTGTTGCTAAATGTGTGTGGACACTTACACACACGTGTGGATGGacataaacaaaaggcatcttcAGTATATAAACACTATCACGAACAGCACGGCGAAGTCCCAAAAGACCTACTGAGGCGATTTAGCATTCTGAAAAAGTGTAGAAATAAGTTCGATTGTTTGGtgaatgaaatgcttttcatcagagacctaaaacccactctgaacgtgcaaagcgattcaattcgcgcaaaagtatttatataattagcgtcaaacactgtatgctaatttcatgttacacctcgccgcaaactttgtaatttttatttctccttgacaatggcgccatGAAGACACtgaaacgtcggtttttatcgttaatttttgCCTGTCTTTGCATTACCAAATCTTTATTGAAAATAAGTGAAAGAGGGAAATTTTCATGGTCTTATAACAACACCCTATTTTAGCTGCAAACACTGAAGTAAATCTGTAGAGACTGCTTTGGTGATTTTTCTTGCTGTTCAGGATT harbors:
- the LOC137975049 gene encoding flotillin-2-like, which gives rise to MGNCHMASDSEAVVVSGGCFIPKTQKYKAAAGKGNCLWAWAGLSKVERMNLDVLTYKHVFRDVKTAQMTSASVSVMFEVQVMQDLQHFARASDYFLGKSKEEIGAVVLNVLEAHLQDVYEQLALKAILEDVNHFSSRVQKAASRDMWDIGLLIHNLFILDVNREEMI